A window of the Pyrodictium abyssi genome harbors these coding sequences:
- a CDS encoding transketolase C-terminal domain-containing protein: MAAVELKEKQEAKARQSRRIAAKGNHAAALAARDVDVDVAAIYPITPQVQIAEKIAELVANGELDAEVIHVESEHSAMSAVIAAAATGARVFTATSSQGLELMHEMLYIASGLRQPVVMALATRALSAPINIWNDYSDAMSMRDTGWIIIFSENVQEVYDNLIQAYYIAEHPDVLLPTVVTLDGYILSHTVEPLELIPRDEVLSYAVKRPRGYRPVLDPDKPMTFGPVGAPNWYYEIKIQQIMAMREAPRVIEEAAREFEKRFGRRYGFIEEYMMDDAEVAIVSLGATASLVKAAVNRLREEGVKAGMVKIRVYRPFPAEQIAKALENVAAVGVLDRAVAFGGPLEGPLFLDIASTLAVRGMVKPMASFIHGLGGRDIFVKEVVEMFKKLQELARSGRSETRTLFYGVKSRTKLN, encoded by the coding sequence GTGGCAGCCGTGGAGCTCAAGGAAAAGCAGGAGGCCAAGGCCCGGCAGTCCCGCAGGATAGCTGCTAAGGGTAACCATGCTGCCGCGCTTGCGGCACGCGATGTGGACGTAGACGTGGCCGCCATATACCCGATTACGCCGCAAGTCCAGATAGCCGAGAAGATAGCAGAGCTTGTGGCTAACGGCGAGCTAGACGCCGAGGTCATACACGTAGAGAGCGAGCACAGCGCTATGAGCGCGGTGATAGCCGCTGCCGCTACCGGCGCCCGCGTGTTCACGGCTACCAGCAGCCAGGGCCTCGAGCTGATGCACGAGATGCTCTACATAGCTAGCGGCCTCCGCCAGCCCGTGGTCATGGCGCTGGCTACCCGCGCCCTAAGCGCGCCCATAAACATCTGGAACGACTATAGCGATGCTATGAGTATGCGCGACACCGGCTGGATAATCATATTCAGCGAGAACGTCCAGGAGGTCTACGACAACCTCATCCAAGCGTACTACATAGCGGAGCACCCCGACGTGCTACTGCCCACCGTGGTTACGCTAGACGGCTACATTCTGAGCCACACGGTGGAGCCGCTCGAGCTTATACCGCGCGACGAGGTGCTGAGCTACGCTGTGAAGAGGCCGCGGGGCTACCGCCCAGTACTCGACCCGGACAAGCCCATGACCTTCGGCCCGGTCGGCGCGCCGAACTGGTACTACGAGATAAAGATACAGCAGATAATGGCTATGAGGGAGGCGCCCCGCGTCATAGAGGAGGCTGCACGGGAGTTCGAGAAGCGGTTCGGCCGCCGCTACGGCTTCATAGAGGAGTACATGATGGACGACGCTGAGGTAGCGATAGTAAGCCTGGGCGCCACTGCTAGCCTCGTCAAGGCGGCTGTGAACAGGCTACGCGAGGAAGGCGTAAAAGCCGGCATGGTCAAGATAAGAGTGTACAGGCCGTTCCCCGCCGAGCAGATAGCCAAGGCCCTCGAGAACGTAGCAGCGGTGGGCGTGCTCGACCGCGCCGTGGCCTTCGGCGGGCCGCTAGAGGGCCCACTATTCCTCGACATCGCGTCCACGCTAGCGGTAAGGGGCATGGTCAAGCCGATGGCTAGCTTCATACACGGGCTAGGCGGCCGGGACATCTTCGTCAAGGAGGTCGTGGAGATGTTCAAGAAGCTACAGGAGCTAGCGCGGAGCGGCCGGAGTGAGACACGCACGCTCTTCTACGGAGTAAAGAGCCGCACCAAGCTCAACTAG
- a CDS encoding 4Fe-4S binding protein, with translation MSFERFLGKKYPETWEDLPLAGVVPWPGNTEEVDTSAWRTFKPVINQDKCIRCRLCWVYCPDGAILEVDEEYTNSKGRKFKITFKVDYVHCKGCGICAYECPVKAIDMVPEER, from the coding sequence GTGAGCTTCGAACGCTTCCTCGGCAAAAAGTACCCCGAGACATGGGAGGACCTACCACTAGCCGGCGTAGTCCCATGGCCCGGCAACACCGAGGAGGTCGACACAAGCGCCTGGAGGACATTCAAGCCCGTCATAAACCAGGACAAGTGCATCCGCTGCAGGCTCTGCTGGGTCTACTGCCCGGACGGCGCCATACTCGAGGTGGACGAGGAGTACACGAACAGCAAGGGCCGCAAGTTCAAGATCACCTTCAAGGTGGACTACGTCCACTGTAAGGGCTGCGGTATCTGCGCCTACGAGTGCCCCGTAAAAGCCATAGACATGGTCCCGGAGGAGAGGTGA
- a CDS encoding 2-oxoacid:acceptor oxidoreductase family protein — translation MPRVEIRFHGRGGQGAVTAAEVLASAAISEGKYAMAFPEYGAERRGAPVLAFTRIDDKAILEREPILEPDIVVVLDSSLDPSIYMKGLRRDGLIVINTKKKPEEVAEFIRGRGLEPPRCIAVVDATGIALKHLGAPIVNTSMLGGLVRASKVVGLESLERSIEERFSDRPRIAEANLRAVEEAYSSTEVICL, via the coding sequence ATGCCACGTGTAGAGATCAGGTTCCATGGCCGTGGAGGCCAGGGCGCGGTTACGGCAGCTGAGGTCCTCGCATCCGCCGCTATCAGCGAGGGCAAGTACGCTATGGCGTTCCCCGAGTACGGCGCCGAGCGCCGCGGCGCCCCGGTGCTCGCCTTCACGCGTATCGACGACAAGGCGATACTCGAGCGCGAGCCCATACTCGAGCCCGACATAGTAGTGGTCCTCGACTCCAGCCTCGACCCGAGCATATACATGAAGGGGCTCCGCCGCGACGGGCTAATCGTGATAAACACGAAGAAGAAGCCGGAGGAGGTCGCCGAGTTCATCCGGGGCCGCGGGCTCGAACCACCCCGCTGCATAGCCGTGGTGGACGCCACTGGTATCGCGCTCAAGCACCTAGGCGCCCCGATAGTCAACACGTCTATGCTCGGAGGCCTCGTCCGCGCCTCGAAGGTCGTCGGGCTCGAGTCGCTCGAGCGTAGCATAGAGGAGCGTTTTAGCGACCGGCCCCGCATAGCGGAGGCCAACCTACGCGCCGTAGAGGAGGCCTACTCCTCCACGGAGGTGATCTGCCTGTGA
- a CDS encoding DUF7521 family protein, translating into MSHIHYMYASAAATGVAWLLAALYLVSAVAAAAVALLLYRGYRVSGDQRLALLSIGFGLVAVGSLVDLASGVVVSTSLSWLAYMLGYMVMLAARDVREEAEAEAYAAAPSVAAVWASQARPYSYAPLAMTGSLIAGVLAFAAFLGIQGRLRIAGLGVAASHVLEAVALLGVLYPGLLVASVALRAASLAAMTLVLVLATRSGPRL; encoded by the coding sequence ATGAGCCATATACACTACATGTATGCTAGCGCAGCCGCCACCGGGGTAGCGTGGCTGCTCGCCGCACTCTACCTGGTGTCCGCTGTAGCCGCTGCTGCTGTGGCTCTGCTGCTCTACCGGGGCTACCGTGTCTCGGGCGACCAGAGGCTCGCTCTGCTATCCATCGGCTTCGGCCTGGTGGCTGTAGGGTCGCTTGTGGACCTCGCATCCGGCGTCGTGGTCTCTACCAGTCTCAGCTGGCTAGCCTACATGCTGGGCTACATGGTCATGCTCGCTGCCCGCGACGTCCGCGAGGAGGCCGAGGCAGAGGCCTACGCCGCCGCCCCCTCCGTGGCCGCTGTGTGGGCCTCGCAGGCTAGGCCGTACAGCTACGCGCCGCTAGCCATGACGGGCTCGCTGATCGCCGGGGTTCTGGCGTTCGCGGCGTTCCTGGGCATACAGGGGAGGCTCAGGATAGCGGGCCTCGGGGTAGCAGCTAGCCACGTACTGGAGGCCGTCGCGCTGCTGGGCGTGCTCTACCCTGGGCTGCTCGTGGCCTCGGTGGCCCTCCGCGCGGCCTCGCTAGCCGCTATGACGCTTGTCCTAGTGCTCGCCACGCGGAGCGGGCCACGGCTCTAG
- a CDS encoding winged helix-turn-helix domain-containing protein: MPRRRSRARIVYEVLSTLSREGPMPPTRLSYVARMPYDRFAALLDQLEEKGLVEVYEEEGRRRVRITPEGLRALRELSAALQVLQRLGLDE, encoded by the coding sequence ATGCCGAGGCGGAGGAGCAGGGCGCGGATAGTCTACGAGGTGCTCTCCACGCTCTCGCGGGAGGGCCCTATGCCGCCCACAAGGCTCTCCTACGTGGCCAGGATGCCCTACGACAGGTTCGCGGCGCTCCTTGACCAGCTCGAGGAGAAGGGCCTAGTCGAGGTCTACGAGGAGGAGGGGCGCCGCCGGGTACGGATAACCCCGGAGGGGCTCAGGGCGCTCCGCGAACTCTCCGCCGCGCTCCAGGTGCTGCAGAGGCTAGGCCTCGACGAGTAG
- a CDS encoding DUF58 domain-containing protein produces the protein MDAVASVRATPKGLAVLFAAAQLALLATAVESRVVVATLLALLSLAAASYADARRASRVLAGARVSRSASPSPAVEGTPVGVRVEVEGLGGLDYVLVEEEPLTRALDPAPRGPLLLPVEGGRAQGGGYTVRLGPGLSVSGHVVLGYLDPLGLFAARLRVYAPLAVPVYPAIDRSLAGVPGSGVGYSGGSTRRWEGPGMDLHWLRDYAPGDDPRRIAWRATARTGRLLVRVDEAEQEPRLHIFVDLTRGMWRGRAGEAPADTAMRLAASLAYAARRLGGLLGYTVYTGAAAATVPPGRAADTLPALLARLSSVNPLDTLPPSPAARLVLAEAAEAARAGGALLVAILGGDLCRAVFSGRPGLPRHTVVLVGPVESGCTEELRAGGYAHTVVGGTG, from the coding sequence GTGGACGCGGTGGCGTCGGTGCGGGCTACGCCCAAGGGCCTGGCCGTACTCTTCGCGGCCGCCCAGCTAGCGCTACTAGCCACGGCCGTGGAGAGCCGGGTGGTCGTGGCTACGCTCCTAGCTCTCCTCTCCCTAGCGGCGGCATCCTACGCCGACGCCCGGCGCGCCTCCCGCGTCCTAGCAGGGGCCCGTGTCTCCAGGAGCGCCTCGCCCAGCCCAGCCGTGGAGGGCACACCGGTGGGCGTGCGCGTCGAGGTAGAGGGGCTAGGCGGCCTGGACTACGTGCTGGTCGAGGAGGAGCCCCTAACCCGGGCGCTAGACCCCGCCCCGCGGGGGCCGCTTCTCCTCCCCGTGGAGGGCGGCCGGGCCCAGGGCGGCGGCTACACTGTGAGGCTCGGCCCCGGCCTAAGCGTCTCCGGCCACGTGGTGCTAGGCTACCTGGACCCCCTGGGGCTCTTCGCGGCTAGGCTCCGGGTCTACGCGCCTCTAGCAGTCCCCGTCTACCCGGCCATAGACCGGTCCCTGGCCGGTGTCCCGGGCTCCGGCGTGGGCTACTCCGGGGGCAGTACGCGCCGCTGGGAGGGCCCCGGGATGGATCTCCACTGGCTCCGCGACTACGCGCCGGGCGACGACCCAAGGAGGATAGCCTGGAGGGCGACGGCGCGCACCGGCCGCCTCCTAGTACGCGTAGACGAGGCCGAGCAGGAGCCCCGGCTACACATATTCGTAGACCTCACCCGGGGCATGTGGCGCGGCCGCGCCGGCGAGGCGCCAGCCGACACCGCTATGAGGCTCGCCGCGTCGCTAGCCTACGCCGCCCGTAGGCTGGGCGGGCTGCTCGGGTACACTGTCTACACCGGGGCGGCAGCCGCGACCGTGCCCCCGGGGCGGGCGGCGGACACGCTGCCAGCGCTCCTAGCCCGGCTCTCCAGCGTGAACCCGCTCGACACGCTGCCGCCGAGCCCAGCGGCGCGCCTAGTCCTCGCCGAGGCAGCTGAGGCGGCCCGCGCGGGCGGCGCGCTCCTAGTAGCTATACTCGGCGGCGACCTCTGCAGGGCAGTCTTCTCGGGGAGGCCTGGTCTGCCCAGGCACACCGTGGTCTTGGTGGGCCCGGTAGAGTCCGGCTGCACCGAGGAGCTGCGGGCGGGAGGCTACGCCCACACGGTCGTGGGTGGCACAGGGTGA
- a CDS encoding MoxR family ATPase yields the protein MRQTDGAVTTVYERVLREVQRVVVGLHRELRVVLAAVLAGGHVLLEGPPGVAKTTMARAIASALDLEFRRVQFTPDLLPGDVIGGYVYRGVEFVFERGPVFTDLLLVDEINRASPKVQSALLEAMQERQVTVWGRSFRLPETFTVLATMNPFESEGVYPLSEAQLDRFMVSVPVYYLGVEDMVRVLDMVDRVEEWPVEPVAGREDLLRARREVRMVHVDRNVKYYIALFVDYTRRSPHVALGASPRAAVALMRVSQALALIDGRGYVEPDHVREAARYVLRHRVVLKPEARLAGVKPDEVVEEAISKVPVP from the coding sequence ATGCGGCAAACTGATGGAGCGGTGACAACTGTCTATGAAAGGGTGCTGCGGGAGGTCCAGCGGGTTGTCGTCGGGCTGCACCGGGAGCTGCGCGTGGTGCTCGCAGCGGTGCTAGCGGGCGGCCATGTGCTGCTGGAGGGCCCGCCGGGCGTGGCGAAGACCACTATGGCCCGGGCTATCGCCTCGGCGCTCGACCTGGAGTTCCGGAGGGTCCAGTTCACCCCGGACCTGCTGCCCGGCGACGTTATAGGCGGCTACGTGTACCGCGGCGTCGAGTTCGTGTTCGAGCGGGGCCCCGTGTTCACGGACCTCCTCCTCGTGGACGAGATAAACAGGGCGAGCCCGAAGGTCCAGTCGGCCCTGCTGGAGGCGATGCAGGAGCGCCAGGTGACCGTGTGGGGCCGCAGCTTCCGGCTCCCCGAGACCTTCACGGTGCTAGCCACGATGAACCCGTTCGAGTCTGAGGGCGTCTACCCGCTGAGCGAGGCCCAGCTAGACCGGTTCATGGTCAGTGTCCCGGTCTACTACCTAGGCGTCGAGGACATGGTCCGGGTCCTCGACATGGTGGACCGTGTGGAGGAGTGGCCCGTGGAGCCGGTGGCTGGCAGGGAGGACTTGTTGCGCGCCCGCCGGGAGGTGCGCATGGTGCACGTGGACAGGAACGTGAAGTACTACATAGCGCTGTTCGTCGACTATACCCGGAGGAGCCCCCACGTGGCCCTGGGCGCGTCGCCACGCGCAGCAGTAGCCCTGATGAGGGTGTCCCAGGCCCTCGCCCTCATAGACGGCCGTGGCTACGTGGAGCCCGACCACGTCCGGGAGGCGGCGCGGTACGTGCTGCGCCACCGGGTGGTGCTGAAGCCCGAGGCCAGGCTAGCAGGCGTGAAGCCCGACGAGGTGGTCGAGGAGGCCATCTCCAAGGTGCCTGTGCCGTAG
- a CDS encoding DUF4350 domain-containing protein: protein MTRLLYALSALSVAVLAACLAALQLPATGTAVPADSASPLNQAPLGSSTLAGLLAGHGYRVALGGVDTVAALAKETRVVYIVVGPDKPFTEDEASVLGRLVRIGKVSLLLADELGVVNSLAGALGTGRVAGGMPTADGSPVVELECMGRRLLSTKVSQVVGAGPEARVLCTGPGGEPVAVLTRHGDGLVLLVADSSMFTNILLGGAPPFAPTAGTVLDLVGELAGPGTAVVLDTAHYSYAEKPGPGSIALLPMEAVLALTVLLHTLASKHPLLAVVALPLLAAWAAIVLLEREEAVHG, encoded by the coding sequence ATGACCAGACTCTTGTACGCCTTGTCGGCTCTCTCGGTGGCTGTGCTAGCAGCCTGTCTCGCCGCGCTGCAGCTCCCGGCCACGGGCACAGCTGTGCCCGCAGACTCTGCTAGCCCGCTTAACCAGGCGCCCCTGGGCTCGAGCACGCTCGCGGGGCTCCTCGCTGGCCACGGCTACCGCGTAGCCCTCGGCGGCGTGGACACCGTGGCAGCGCTAGCCAAAGAGACGAGAGTAGTGTACATCGTCGTCGGCCCCGACAAGCCGTTCACCGAGGACGAGGCCTCTGTGCTCGGGAGGCTCGTCCGCATCGGCAAGGTCTCGCTGCTCCTAGCCGACGAGCTGGGTGTCGTCAACAGCCTGGCTGGGGCGCTCGGCACTGGCCGTGTAGCAGGCGGGATGCCCACGGCCGACGGCTCCCCGGTAGTAGAGCTGGAGTGCATGGGGCGACGGCTGCTCTCCACCAAGGTCTCCCAGGTCGTGGGCGCCGGGCCCGAGGCCAGGGTGCTCTGCACAGGGCCGGGTGGCGAGCCCGTAGCAGTGCTAACGAGGCACGGAGATGGCCTGGTCCTACTGGTCGCAGACTCGAGCATGTTCACAAACATCCTGCTGGGCGGCGCACCGCCCTTCGCTCCCACAGCCGGGACAGTCCTAGACCTGGTAGGGGAGCTAGCAGGCCCGGGCACAGCCGTGGTGCTCGACACCGCTCACTATAGCTACGCCGAGAAGCCCGGCCCGGGCAGCATAGCTCTGCTCCCCATGGAGGCTGTCCTAGCGCTCACTGTCCTCCTCCACACGCTGGCCAGCAAGCACCCCCTGCTAGCTGTGGTGGCCCTGCCCTTGCTAGCAGCATGGGCCGCCATAGTACTGCTGGAGCGGGAGGAAGCAGTACACGGCTAG
- a CDS encoding CopG family transcriptional regulator: MPSVTVTFRIPRELKQRMDRLRGRVNWSEEVRRFIEKRVEELEQEEAIEELEKLIEQLPPAPRGAGAALVREDRDSH, translated from the coding sequence TTGCCAAGTGTCACAGTGACGTTCCGCATCCCCCGCGAGCTGAAGCAGCGTATGGACCGGCTCCGGGGCAGGGTCAACTGGAGCGAGGAGGTACGGAGGTTCATAGAGAAGCGTGTAGAGGAGCTAGAACAGGAGGAGGCTATAGAGGAGCTAGAGAAGCTCATAGAGCAGCTACCCCCCGCCCCACGTGGCGCCGGAGCAGCCCTCGTGAGGGAGGACCGTGATAGTCATTGA
- a CDS encoding type II toxin-antitoxin system VapC family toxin gives MIVIDASALAKYVLHEEGWTRVSWYIRHRRPLASVDHVLKEVGNAIWKRCRLHRAIDAETAARLYRGLRRLAETGVIQLRPEEHYLDRAMELALEHGITLYDALYIALAEEEGELLTGDTRQAEAAARIGIQVHLVA, from the coding sequence GTGATAGTCATTGACGCCTCTGCGCTAGCAAAGTACGTGCTCCACGAGGAGGGCTGGACCAGGGTATCCTGGTACATCCGGCACAGGAGGCCACTAGCCTCAGTAGACCACGTGCTGAAGGAGGTGGGGAACGCTATCTGGAAACGCTGCCGCCTACACCGGGCAATAGACGCCGAGACCGCGGCTAGGCTCTACCGCGGACTACGCAGGCTAGCCGAGACAGGGGTCATACAGCTCCGGCCAGAGGAGCACTACCTCGACAGGGCCATGGAGCTAGCACTAGAGCACGGCATAACGCTCTACGACGCGCTCTACATAGCCCTCGCAGAGGAGGAGGGAGAACTACTCACAGGCGACACGCGACAAGCCGAGGCAGCAGCCAGGATAGGGATACAAGTCCACCTCGTGGCATGA
- a CDS encoding ribose-phosphate pyrophosphokinase: MSRYVVVAAPGTPGSLAEGLTRGLGAELAWAESKLFPDGESYVRIPVALEGATAVVVSTGYPEPTRRLWEAALLAEASRGLGASHVVALLGYLPYSRQDRRFIRGEPVSVRAALSLLAAAGAEAFATVDVHKPASLHWFPGPVANVDPSPAFAERLRGVADASEKLYVVAPDRGALPRARRLAERLGAAFDYLEKRRDRVTGEIVVKPKTLDVEGATVILVDDIVSTGGTMARAAEMLLAQGAREVIAACTHGLFTGNAVEKLRRAGVSMILSSNTVEPPPGVEMVDVSKQAAEAVDQLLEALAGYEQEQPAKG, from the coding sequence GTGAGCCGCTATGTTGTCGTCGCTGCCCCGGGTACCCCGGGGAGCCTTGCCGAGGGCCTCACGCGGGGGCTTGGCGCCGAACTAGCCTGGGCTGAGAGCAAGCTGTTCCCGGACGGCGAGAGCTACGTGAGGATACCCGTCGCGCTCGAGGGCGCCACCGCCGTGGTCGTCTCGACGGGCTACCCGGAGCCCACCCGCCGGCTATGGGAGGCCGCTCTCCTCGCCGAGGCCTCCCGGGGCCTAGGCGCCAGCCACGTCGTAGCGCTCCTCGGCTACCTGCCGTATAGCCGGCAGGACCGCCGGTTTATACGCGGCGAGCCGGTCAGCGTCCGGGCTGCGCTCTCGCTGCTAGCCGCGGCCGGCGCGGAGGCGTTCGCCACGGTGGACGTTCACAAGCCTGCTAGCCTCCACTGGTTCCCCGGGCCCGTGGCCAACGTTGACCCGAGCCCGGCCTTCGCCGAGCGGCTCCGCGGGGTAGCCGACGCCAGCGAGAAGCTCTACGTGGTGGCTCCGGACCGCGGCGCGCTGCCCCGGGCCCGGAGGCTAGCCGAGCGGCTCGGCGCAGCCTTCGACTACCTGGAGAAGCGCCGGGACCGCGTAACCGGCGAGATAGTGGTCAAGCCCAAGACCCTGGACGTCGAGGGCGCCACGGTCATACTCGTGGACGACATAGTCAGCACCGGCGGCACCATGGCCCGTGCCGCCGAGATGCTCCTAGCCCAGGGCGCCCGGGAGGTCATAGCAGCGTGCACCCACGGCCTCTTCACCGGCAACGCCGTCGAGAAGCTCAGGAGGGCCGGAGTATCCATGATACTCTCCAGCAACACCGTGGAGCCGCCCCCGGGCGTCGAGATGGTCGACGTCAGCAAGCAAGCCGCAGAGGCAGTAGACCAGCTCCTAGAAGCGCTAGCCGGCTACGAGCAGGAGCAGCCAGCCAAGGGCTAG
- a CDS encoding Lrp/AsnC family transcriptional regulator — translation MKIHKDLDIVAALLSCYDFRVSAVEMADRMGITDQHLRAIIRRVRKIELENIKKHRRSTMALVDHRAIGLQSVIAMVHGAEELARKFNAIRQERSMNAWFQLELPLVRYLVSVSRLFGGKMLLTYKVPKRFVPELVDGFKESLGDRISFVDVGYAVPVYNCVGRIARSLDDIRETYSMHADTFENVARFTPLNSRMRFVDVIVVTMVEYYPLLRNIDLRSVNLLARARVEDITRKLPPDAALRLRYMKSHYDRLSEKGYIGRTWLGAVLHNGGRGDVGVSMVVAGGDCAEQLYVLAASTLSAPQLFIGEERVIATFLVNNEIRPLLTGFIEEYCSGKVYSENTVLGSVAVPTPVEMFDPWRNEWDTQPHDVAEALKKFRLIE, via the coding sequence TTGAAGATACACAAAGACCTAGACATAGTGGCAGCACTACTATCGTGCTACGATTTCAGGGTTAGCGCAGTCGAGATGGCAGACAGAATGGGCATAACAGACCAGCACCTGCGCGCAATCATACGCCGTGTACGGAAAATAGAGCTAGAAAACATAAAGAAACACCGCAGGTCAACGATGGCTCTCGTGGACCACAGGGCTATAGGCCTACAGTCAGTTATAGCAATGGTGCATGGCGCTGAGGAGCTTGCAAGGAAGTTCAACGCTATACGCCAGGAGCGCTCAATGAACGCGTGGTTCCAGCTCGAACTGCCTCTGGTACGCTACCTGGTGTCTGTTTCCAGGCTCTTCGGGGGCAAGATGCTGCTAACATATAAGGTTCCTAAGAGGTTTGTTCCTGAACTCGTGGACGGGTTCAAGGAAAGTCTAGGGGATAGAATATCTTTTGTTGACGTAGGTTACGCTGTTCCTGTGTATAATTGTGTCGGGAGAATTGCTAGAAGCCTAGATGATATTCGGGAAACCTATAGTATGCATGCCGATACATTTGAAAATGTTGCTAGGTTTACCCCGTTGAATTCTCGTATGAGGTTTGTAGACGTCATAGTGGTTACAATGGTGGAATACTATCCGCTCTTAAGAAACATTGACTTGCGTAGCGTTAATTTGCTAGCTAGAGCGCGTGTAGAGGACATAACTAGGAAGTTGCCTCCGGATGCTGCTCTTAGGCTTCGCTACATGAAGAGCCACTATGACCGTTTGAGCGAAAAAGGATATATTGGCCGTACTTGGCTAGGTGCTGTGCTCCATAACGGTGGTCGTGGTGATGTGGGTGTATCGATGGTTGTGGCTGGCGGGGATTGCGCGGAGCAGCTGTATGTGCTTGCTGCCTCCACGTTGTCGGCGCCACAGCTGTTTATAGGGGAGGAGCGTGTTATAGCGACTTTCCTTGTGAATAATGAGATACGTCCGTTGTTGACCGGGTTTATCGAGGAGTACTGTAGCGGTAAGGTGTACTCGGAGAACACTGTGCTGGGGTCTGTGGCTGTTCCTACTCCGGTTGAGATGTTTGATCCGTGGCGTAACGAGTGGGATACGCAGCCCCATGACGTTGCTGAGGCGTTGAAGAAGTTCCGGCTGATAGAGTAG